The following proteins are encoded in a genomic region of Gimesia algae:
- a CDS encoding FdhF/YdeP family oxidoreductase, translating to MKAPRSGGGWKAIKYSLTLANRVGWWKLWKSMRSKNACKTCAVGMGGQKGGMVNEAGLFPEVCKKSFQAMASDMQPAVASDFFAKYNIDQLRSFNSRKLEYSGRLTEPLLLSPGEKHYKPISWDAALDLVVERLKASGPERTFYYASGRSSNEAGFLFQMMSRLMGTNYVNNCSYYCHQASGVGLGSSIGTGAGTIKLEDLEHTDLYILIGANPSSNHPRLMKAFMEIRRRGGKVIVINPVKELGLVNFKVPSDVRSMLFGSSIASMYVQPHVGGDLALLTGIAKVVLEQNAQDSSFIAAHTENYEAFQEQVNQTSWDDIIAQSGVDRDTIQQIADQYISAKNVVIGWCMGITHHLHGTNNVQTIANVSLLRGMVGRREAGLMPIRGHSNVQGLGSVGVTPGLKQAMLERLEKQLGIQVPTTPGYDTMACMEASHRGEIDFAFCLGGNLYGSNPDTKYALEAMSRIKTILYLSTTLNTGHVWGTGEETLILPVLPRDEEPQSTTQESMFSYVRMSDGGKSRYEGPRSEVSILAAIGQKLFAGDNRIDWKKLESHSAIRELIADLIPGYENMHQTIESNKEFHVTGRAVAEYQFPTESGKAKFHAIPLPEIPVDDNQLRLMTVRSEGQFNSVVYDDEDIYRGQERRDVILMNRADIDRLGLKPDQRVKVKSEAGEMPYILVREFDVRAGNALMYYPEANILVPHTVDPLSKTPGFKSTRVTLEVEATV from the coding sequence GTGAAAGCTCCACGTAGCGGCGGCGGTTGGAAAGCGATTAAATACAGTCTGACTCTGGCAAACCGGGTAGGCTGGTGGAAACTCTGGAAATCCATGCGTTCCAAAAACGCCTGCAAGACCTGCGCGGTCGGCATGGGCGGGCAAAAGGGAGGCATGGTCAATGAAGCGGGCCTGTTTCCCGAAGTCTGCAAAAAATCATTTCAGGCAATGGCTTCCGACATGCAGCCCGCAGTCGCTTCCGACTTCTTCGCGAAGTACAATATCGACCAGCTGCGATCTTTCAACTCACGCAAACTCGAATACAGCGGCCGACTCACCGAACCACTGCTGCTCTCTCCCGGAGAAAAACATTACAAACCCATTTCCTGGGATGCGGCCCTTGATCTGGTAGTCGAGCGTCTGAAAGCCTCTGGCCCCGAGCGGACTTTTTACTATGCCAGCGGTCGTTCCTCGAATGAGGCCGGCTTCCTGTTTCAGATGATGTCACGTCTGATGGGTACAAATTATGTCAACAACTGCTCTTACTATTGTCATCAGGCCAGCGGGGTCGGTCTAGGCTCCAGCATTGGCACCGGAGCGGGGACGATTAAACTGGAAGACCTCGAACACACCGATCTCTACATTCTGATTGGCGCCAATCCTTCCTCCAATCATCCGCGACTGATGAAAGCCTTCATGGAAATCCGGCGGCGGGGTGGCAAAGTGATCGTCATCAATCCGGTCAAAGAACTGGGACTGGTCAACTTCAAAGTCCCCAGCGACGTCCGCAGCATGCTGTTCGGTTCCAGCATCGCCTCCATGTATGTGCAGCCGCATGTCGGCGGGGACCTGGCGTTACTCACCGGCATCGCCAAGGTCGTCCTTGAACAAAATGCCCAGGACAGCAGCTTTATCGCTGCGCATACTGAGAACTATGAAGCCTTCCAGGAACAGGTTAACCAGACCAGCTGGGACGACATCATCGCCCAGAGTGGTGTCGACCGCGATACCATTCAACAGATCGCCGATCAGTATATCTCTGCAAAAAATGTCGTCATCGGCTGGTGCATGGGCATTACGCATCATCTACATGGCACCAATAACGTGCAGACCATCGCCAATGTTTCCCTGCTGCGAGGCATGGTCGGCCGCCGCGAGGCAGGTCTGATGCCGATCCGCGGGCATAGTAACGTACAGGGGCTCGGGTCGGTCGGCGTGACACCGGGACTGAAACAGGCCATGCTCGAACGTCTGGAGAAACAGCTCGGCATTCAGGTTCCCACGACACCCGGCTATGACACGATGGCCTGCATGGAAGCATCGCATCGCGGTGAGATCGACTTCGCTTTCTGTCTGGGTGGCAACCTTTACGGCAGCAACCCCGATACGAAATATGCGCTCGAAGCCATGAGCCGCATCAAAACGATTCTATATCTCTCCACCACACTCAACACGGGGCACGTCTGGGGCACGGGGGAAGAGACACTGATTCTCCCCGTGCTGCCGCGCGATGAAGAGCCGCAGTCGACCACACAGGAGTCGATGTTCAGCTACGTCCGCATGAGTGACGGCGGGAAATCCCGGTATGAAGGCCCCCGCAGTGAAGTCTCCATCCTCGCTGCCATCGGCCAGAAACTGTTCGCCGGCGATAACCGCATCGACTGGAAGAAACTGGAAAGCCATTCCGCCATCCGCGAACTGATTGCCGACCTGATTCCCGGCTATGAGAACATGCATCAGACGATTGAATCCAACAAGGAATTCCACGTCACCGGCCGCGCGGTCGCGGAATACCAATTCCCCACGGAAAGCGGCAAAGCAAAGTTCCACGCGATCCCGCTGCCTGAGATTCCCGTGGATGACAACCAGTTAAGACTGATGACAGTCCGTTCGGAAGGGCAGTTCAACAGCGTCGTCTATGATGACGAAGACATCTACCGCGGTCAGGAACGACGCGACGTCATCCTGATGAACCGGGCTGACATTGATCGCCTGGGACTCAAACCCGATCAGCGGGTGAAGGTCAAAAGTGAAGCAGGGGAGATGCCTTATATCCTGGTCCGCGAATTCGACGTCCGCGCCGGCAACGCACTGATGTATTACCCGGAAGCCAATATCCTGGTTCCACACACCGTCGATCCGCTCTCGAAAACACCCGGTTTTAAATCAACACGGGTGACGCTGGAAGTGGAAGCGACGGTTTAA
- a CDS encoding phytanoyl-CoA dioxygenase family protein, with product MSEITDCQLEQAGYQKVSAPLPSCTHDILEEVLDSVVQENFRRRRNGTRYAIRNALLAVPALRPLLEHGALVELARGVLGQTVALVSATLFDKRPAANWFVPPHQDLFVPIAGATNDPRWTNWSIKAGVQYVEPPVEMQRELLAVRVHLDACPGVNGALEVVPGSHRERLSEESVAEFNEEAFEVCPAGPGEVLLMRPLLVHRSRAAKLPARRRVLHVVYSAAELPKGLKWT from the coding sequence ATGTCAGAGATCACAGACTGTCAACTGGAACAGGCAGGTTACCAGAAAGTGTCGGCCCCCTTGCCTTCCTGTACTCATGACATTCTGGAAGAGGTGCTTGACTCGGTTGTCCAGGAGAACTTTCGTCGGCGGCGCAATGGTACCCGTTATGCGATTCGGAATGCGCTCCTCGCAGTGCCTGCTCTCAGGCCTCTGCTTGAGCACGGTGCACTGGTGGAATTGGCACGCGGAGTCCTGGGACAAACGGTTGCATTAGTCAGCGCGACGCTGTTCGATAAACGCCCCGCTGCAAACTGGTTTGTGCCACCGCATCAGGATCTGTTCGTTCCGATTGCAGGTGCAACAAATGATCCCCGCTGGACCAACTGGTCAATCAAAGCGGGAGTCCAATATGTCGAACCGCCCGTCGAAATGCAACGGGAACTGCTGGCGGTACGCGTACATCTAGATGCCTGCCCGGGTGTGAATGGGGCACTGGAAGTGGTGCCCGGCAGCCATCGGGAACGCTTGAGTGAAGAGTCGGTAGCAGAGTTTAATGAAGAGGCGTTTGAAGTCTGCCCTGCTGGCCCGGGGGAAGTGCTGCTGATGCGGCCTCTACTGGTGCACCGTTCCCGTGCTGCGAAACTGCCAGCGCGCCGCCGGGTGCTGCACGTGGTTTATTCTGCAGCGGAGCTGCCCAAAGGTCTGAAGTGGACTTAA